attgtttctcttttttttttcttcaatcattAGTATACATTTTTATccccattcatttttcttcttttttttcttaaatatatttttcatataatttttttaaatctttttcttaaagttttcatatgatttttaagttatttttttctatatttaaataattggtaaaataaattaacaaagacaagaaaatgttaatatttttttttaattttcattaaaatctATTAGGATGctctaaacaaaattaaaatttctttttaaaaaaatatcaaatttcaagaatgtattttttgtataatttaaaaaacacaaataataatgttaataaatattttttcttaaaattcaaaattttaagagtAGAAGAGTAGAATAATGGTATAGCTCGAAAAAATAAATACCTCATAAACGaatacaacaaataataatgttaataaTTCTTATAGAATTTCGTTAAAATCGTTTGGTATTCTAAACCGTAACATATTGAAAATCTCCCCttctaagtttttaaattttaattactaaacaaaattttagtaattaatccataaaaataaaagagtatgcaaacaaaaaatgtgACATGATCCgtacattgtttttatttatcttcatTGGGTTGCGTTATTGCTCTGTCGTTATTGTTCCTTTCTTTCTACAATCATTCCCCTTCCTCCATCcctcttttatctttttctttgccttcacaacataaaataaatatattttcaaatacatataCTAAACATTAACAAtatctttatcttttatatcTTTGATATATTAAAAGGGACCATCTAACTTTTTACATTACTCATAACTTATATATCACCATCTTTTCATTAGCAAAAGTTATTTTAGAAGGTAGATTATAATTATGTAGGAGAGATTATATTTGGTTAAGAGGATTGAGTTGGTAAGTgttataaaagagaaattgtgAGGGTTGACGTGAAATAATGAGATATAacatatttatgtaaaaaaaatttattcacCCAACCCAACCTAATTCGGAGGCGAGATATCTCTCAAGACAAAAAACGATAGAAACATATGATAAGATTAGAAGGTAGGTGAGTGAGGTAGAAGttagaataaagaaaacagTTTTGGAATTTCGcgtttctcattttatttataatttagataGTGAAGTTAATTATTACAACATTACTCCTCATGAAGAAGACATAGATGGAAATTCCAAATGGTAAGAAAGAGAGGATGCAGTAAGGCAAGGCATTGCACATCTACTGAAAAAGATAAACTTGATCATATCCCTTCCTGCAGTCACAATAATTCACATACACatattaacttaaattaacaaaagcaacaaaataattttaaggaaagaaaaggCCGAGGGAAggttaataaagaaatggtATTTACCCAGCCTTGCCATTGTAAATAGGGGTGTAATTGTAGATTAGTTTCTCAAgaaccttttcttttggtgGTTGGTTTGTCGATCTCCTTGCCTCACTGCATTATTAGTTCAACCAACATACACCTGAGTacactaattatatatataacccttcttttcttttcttatctttattattattaatatcagtgatatatatatatatatatatggcctattttcaaatatatatatcaaaataaatctaaCCTGACCAAGTGATGAGCTATATGGTGTGTCAATTCAATGGCATATTCTGTGTGTGGGATTGAAGAAATACCCCATTCATATGAGTTTTTCTGCAAcattatattcatatattttgttaagtgtaaatattaataaacatatttgTTAGAGTTGTTGTATCAATGGAgaaaaattagtattatttaaaagacaAATTACCTCAGGATTCCATTGGAAGATAGTTATTGGATAGTTTCGAGCATTTGCAGTAGAAACATAGACCTAATTACAATGATACGACCACAAATAAATCAGTTTGAGTGTGTTCCAACTATATGAAGATTAGTTTTAATAGAGTTAATTTGTACTAAACATAAGTTTGAttgtttctaaaatcaattaattgtacctaaatctttgtttttagaatCACTACAAAAAAAACACTCTAAAACAGTTTAAATAAGTATGATTCAAGTGgcatgaaatttatgaaatgatGTATGTTAAATTACCTTATTGTCTTTGTCAACACTAGTTGTCAAGATCTGAAAAAAGTCCGATAACCTTTCATCTTGTTCAAATGTTTCAGGTGAAATGCCATACtatattcaacaaaataattaataattaccAAAATGTTATAGAAGTCATGatacaatataattaaaacgatgactaaaaataaaataaaatgtaaaagtaCAGATCTCGTTggtaactattttgtttttgaattaaaatttaagtttacaAACACATTCCCACTTCCAAACAATTTTGGTGGGagctaaattttgaaaacaaaaaaatttatgttttggaaagttgtttttatttttagaatttgaccGAGAATTCAACCATTGTACTTAATAAATATGCAAATCATTGTAAGagtatatgaaaaaaaaaaatagactaaaattttgaagcaAAAAAATACAAACGAAATAGTTACCAAATAGGATcatacaaatatgaaaattggaagacaaaaaagaaagctcacaaaagcaaagaaaaaagggtttgAAACTCACTCCATGGTCTTCCCATGTAATGCAATCTTCAGTGGCCCTTATTCGTAAGGAGAGTGGAACTCTACCAAAGAAATAACATATAGATCAAACTCCACATTGTTATTCATTAATCAGTACTGTAGgaaatattgtatttaattgtgaatctaaaatttaaatatgtacaatatcaaataatatcaatatcaaatattaaGTGGGTAAGCATTGCTCAACTTATAACTTTAAATATGTACAATATCAATATCGAGATGATGAgactatatatatgttattaaaaaattcaatggtAAATGTACCTTTCGAAGACAGTTCCTCTAATATTTGCGAAGTCGTTAAATTTCAAAGCAGATGGAAAGCGTGAGGCATTAAATGGTACTATAATGCCATATCtctataaagaaaacaaaaatacattatatatatgaaaaatactaAGCATATTTCACAAATTTTGACTAAGTATACAGTTCATAGATCATAGAGAAATCTTGTCCTAAAACGAATAGGTACAGCTCAATTTGCATTAAGATGGGTAGGCACACTTTCGATTTTGAACTCAAAACTACCAAGtcataattaaaagcagtACATTACCTGGCTAACCATTGCGCTAATGATCTGAAAACCTAAGGAAATGCCATACAAAGGGACATGATCCCCATCCTCATTCCTACTCAATATTTGCTGCacccaaaattaaataaaattatcatttaaaggaaaatttcagattctataaacaataaaatatatatattatatgaaggATTTAccttgaaaattttctcaGCCACTGAATAATATAACCCATCTCTAACTCTCCCTCCTGTGAAGATCACTCCATTCACCAAACCCATTTTCTGCcaaccaaaagaaattttgttcttaaaagatcatattattaattcataattaatcaagttttaaatttcttcaacagtattgatttcttttaaaaaaaagttggaataATTAAGGTAATATCTCCAACCTCTCTTCCACTTAATTATGCTTGGATTAGCTAATAATCATcgttaaattagtttaatttttttcgatCTGCACGTTGTTGTCAATTCTTTGAAGGTTACTTGAAAGGTCTCGTATCCTATCAATGACGATGAATTGtcttattcatatatatatggtaCGTATGGTTTGTGTCCCAACAAAATTAGTCAAGATTTTGATGGATTTTAGTTCAACGAGGGATCTCTTATAGATAAATTTCCTTACAATGGTCAATGGTTTGATTTCATTTGGGTGAGATGACAGTGTAGTGGATATAATTCGTGTCAGCACAAAATCATTACTTTATTACCTCTTCG
This is a stretch of genomic DNA from Cucumis sativus cultivar 9930 chromosome 4, Cucumber_9930_V3, whole genome shotgun sequence. It encodes these proteins:
- the LOC101219276 gene encoding gamma-glutamyl hydrolase 2, coding for MFNSALSHLLCISLLIFSFFQIGLVKAITHNPLSNNIFLPSELQNNERSDNLQLRTCTKVNPLLHYRPVIGILSHPGDGASGRHTNASNASYIPASYVKFIESAGARVIPLIYNDPPEVLEEKMGLVNGVIFTGGRVRDGLYYSVAEKIFKQILSRNEDGDHVPLYGISLGFQIISAMVSQRYGIIVPFNASRFPSALKFNDFANIRGTVFERVPLSLRIRATEDCITWEDHGYGISPETFEQDERLSDFFQILTTSVDKDNKVYVSTANARNYPITIFQWNPEKNSYEWGISSIPHTEYAIELTHHIAHHLVSEARRSTNQPPKEKVLEKLIYNYTPIYNGKAGKGYDQVYLFQ